A genomic window from Nocardioides jiangxiensis includes:
- a CDS encoding TetR/AcrR family transcriptional regulator codes for MSSAERTGRTYGGASPAQRTSERRSRLLEAGLALYGTRGFAATSIDAVCAEAGLTKRYFYESFGSAEELLTAVYLDATARVQGQVAEAILVAGDDVRHRAAAGIAAYFHVIDTDRPTANVILSELLPLAGSARDAIRGATASWTALVATALDGRRYRGHDTRLVAAAVWALLAGSAIRWALDDYAEPVEALIALTSDVVADVLAGVDD; via the coding sequence ATGAGCTCCGCTGAGAGGACCGGGCGGACCTACGGCGGCGCCTCGCCGGCCCAGCGCACCAGCGAGCGGCGCTCCCGGCTGCTGGAGGCGGGGCTGGCCCTCTACGGCACCCGCGGCTTCGCCGCCACCTCGATCGACGCCGTGTGCGCCGAGGCCGGGCTGACCAAGAGGTACTTCTACGAGAGCTTCGGCTCGGCGGAGGAGCTGCTGACGGCGGTCTACCTCGACGCGACCGCGCGCGTGCAGGGGCAGGTCGCCGAGGCGATCCTCGTGGCGGGCGACGACGTGCGACACCGCGCCGCGGCCGGCATCGCGGCGTACTTCCACGTCATCGACACCGACAGGCCGACCGCCAACGTCATCCTCAGCGAGCTCCTTCCGCTCGCGGGCAGCGCCCGCGACGCGATCCGCGGCGCCACCGCGAGCTGGACCGCCCTCGTCGCCACCGCACTCGACGGCCGCCGCTATCGCGGCCACGACACCCGTCTCGTGGCGGCCGCCGTCTGGGCGCTGCTGGCCGGCAGCGCGATCCGCTGGGCCCTGGACGACTACGCCGAGCCGGTCGAGGCGCTGATCGCGCTGACCAGCGACGTCGTCGCCGACGTCCTCGCCGGCGTCGACGACTGA
- a CDS encoding serine hydrolase domain-containing protein, translated as MHAALTQLTRPFGTRVAVPRRLSPLTTVGDEVDPTTVGLRTDDVERIWKAVRAFYRTGLQPGMSLVVKHRGEVVVDRAIGHRRLGADDLITTDTPVCLYSCSKAISAVLVHRLVEEGGLALDDTVASHLPEFAVHGKEAVTVRDLLTHRARLARLPLRKPETDELLDIDRVVAALCDARLARSPRQAYHAVTGGYLLDAIVRRTGRSFPGLLEEYLAGPLDLPTMTYGVPEDRRDAVALSYWTGPTVVPPLTTVITRVLGVEPHKVPDGLNSPGAMSSVLPSAGIWASAHDAATVFEMLMRGGELAGTRVLSPGTYAEAVRPAGPLVMDGMLPVPIRFSAGFMLGEPTASLYGWNTPEAFGHLGFMNITCWADPARELSVAFLNTGKSASPEAVVRLAAVNWAISKAIPRTQA; from the coding sequence GTGCACGCAGCACTGACGCAGCTGACCAGGCCCTTCGGCACCAGGGTCGCCGTCCCCCGCCGGCTCTCGCCGCTGACCACCGTCGGCGACGAGGTCGACCCCACGACCGTCGGCCTGCGCACCGATGACGTCGAGCGGATCTGGAAGGCGGTCCGGGCCTTCTACCGGACGGGCCTGCAGCCCGGCATGAGCCTGGTCGTCAAGCACCGCGGCGAGGTCGTGGTCGACCGGGCCATCGGTCACCGCCGCCTCGGCGCCGACGACCTGATCACCACCGACACACCGGTCTGCCTCTACTCCTGCTCCAAGGCGATCAGCGCCGTGCTGGTGCACCGCCTGGTCGAGGAGGGCGGCCTCGCGCTGGACGACACCGTCGCGTCGCACCTCCCCGAGTTCGCGGTGCACGGCAAGGAAGCCGTCACCGTCCGCGACCTCCTCACGCACCGCGCGCGGCTCGCCCGCCTGCCCTTGCGGAAGCCGGAGACCGACGAGCTGCTCGACATCGACCGGGTCGTCGCGGCCCTGTGCGACGCCCGGCTCGCCCGGTCGCCTCGGCAGGCCTACCACGCCGTCACCGGCGGTTACCTGCTCGACGCGATCGTGCGACGCACCGGTCGCAGCTTCCCCGGGCTGCTCGAGGAGTACCTCGCCGGCCCGCTCGACCTGCCCACCATGACCTACGGCGTCCCTGAGGACCGCCGGGACGCGGTGGCCCTGAGCTACTGGACCGGACCGACCGTCGTACCGCCGCTGACGACGGTCATCACCCGCGTCCTCGGCGTCGAGCCGCACAAGGTGCCGGACGGCCTGAACTCGCCGGGCGCGATGTCGTCCGTCCTCCCCTCGGCCGGCATCTGGGCCAGCGCCCACGACGCCGCCACCGTCTTCGAGATGCTCATGCGGGGCGGCGAGCTCGCCGGCACGCGCGTCCTCTCCCCCGGGACGTACGCCGAGGCCGTGCGCCCGGCGGGCCCACTGGTCATGGACGGCATGCTGCCGGTCCCGATCCGCTTCTCGGCCGGCTTCATGCTCGGCGAGCCGACCGCGTCGCTCTACGGCTGGAACACCCCGGAGGCGTTCGGCCACCTCGGCTTCATGAACATCACCTGCTGGGCGGATCCGGCGCGCGAGCTCTCGGTGGCGTTCCTCAACACCGGCAAGTCCGCCTCGCCCGAGGCGGTGGTCCGCCTCGCGGCCGTGAACTGGGCGATCAGCAAGGCGATCCCCCGCACGCAGGCGTGA
- a CDS encoding DUF1353 domain-containing protein, producing the protein MEPEAPIPHEPRRFFDGGVAPSHDQPEVPPDDLADPRIVLERRLDPAGRERLLMLRRIGYLDRRFGPLLVPARADFLTDLASVPALFTWLVPKTGAHLPAALLHDGLCHQGAFVSPDGRRVALTRVDADRIFRDAMADAGTPLVRRWLVWAAVTTNTLWRGRDNRWSAARQWRYRLAVVGTLGLVAVLGVLATLDLADVLEVVPWMGHGSFLAELARGGAMAVVLPALLGLLWGRFRVAGWIMCIGLALLLHVTIALAFLTGLYWAAEAAAALLTRRRTSGSSAGQRSE; encoded by the coding sequence ATGGAGCCCGAGGCCCCCATCCCGCACGAGCCCCGCCGGTTCTTCGACGGCGGTGTGGCTCCGTCGCACGACCAGCCGGAGGTCCCGCCCGATGACCTGGCCGATCCCCGGATCGTCCTGGAGCGGCGGCTGGACCCAGCAGGGCGGGAGCGCCTCCTGATGCTGCGCAGGATCGGGTACCTCGACCGGCGGTTCGGTCCGCTCCTCGTGCCGGCGCGGGCCGACTTCCTCACCGACCTCGCCTCGGTCCCGGCGCTGTTCACCTGGTTGGTCCCGAAGACCGGGGCCCACCTGCCCGCAGCGCTGCTCCACGACGGGCTGTGCCACCAGGGCGCCTTCGTGTCGCCCGACGGGCGCCGGGTCGCACTGACGCGGGTCGACGCGGACCGGATCTTCCGCGACGCGATGGCAGACGCCGGCACGCCGCTGGTACGCCGCTGGCTCGTCTGGGCGGCGGTCACCACGAACACGCTCTGGCGGGGGCGCGACAACCGCTGGTCGGCGGCGCGGCAGTGGCGCTACCGGCTCGCCGTCGTCGGCACCCTGGGCCTCGTGGCCGTCCTCGGCGTCCTCGCCACGCTCGACCTCGCCGACGTGCTCGAGGTGGTGCCGTGGATGGGACACGGCTCGTTCCTCGCGGAGCTCGCGCGCGGCGGGGCGATGGCCGTGGTCCTGCCGGCGCTGCTCGGGCTGCTGTGGGGACGCTTCCGTGTCGCGGGCTGGATCATGTGCATCGGGCTGGCGCTGCTGCTGCACGTGACCATCGCGCTCGCGTTCCTCACCGGGCTCTACTGGGCGGCGGAGGCGGCCGCGGCGCTGCTCACCCGCCGACGTACGTCAGGGAGCAGCGCAGGTCAGCGCAGCGAGTAG
- the trhA gene encoding PAQR family membrane homeostasis protein TrhA, which produces MNETRRAEHDGTPASRRDRAKERAEAVVDRAVDAAGAARDRAAEARDKATAKIADKMAEVKPHMRGWLHAGSIPLMTAAFAVLIALSPSAITAVGSSVYAASALLLFGVSGIYHRGTWAPRMWAFWRRFDHANIYVFIAGTYTPIAFLYLHGAARWTLIGIVWGCALAGMIFKIGWPGAPRWVAMLYVVMGWIAVFFIPQFHAGAHHFPTWVNVTTFTLIAVGGVLYTIGAVVYATKRPNPSPTWFGFHEVFHLFTVLAFICQYIAVSVATYSLR; this is translated from the coding sequence GTGAACGAGACGAGGCGTGCAGAGCACGACGGCACCCCCGCCAGCCGCCGGGACCGCGCCAAGGAGCGCGCCGAGGCCGTGGTCGACCGCGCGGTCGACGCCGCCGGCGCGGCGCGTGACAGGGCGGCCGAGGCCCGCGACAAGGCCACCGCGAAGATCGCCGACAAGATGGCCGAGGTCAAGCCGCACATGCGCGGCTGGCTGCACGCCGGCAGCATCCCGCTGATGACCGCAGCCTTCGCTGTCCTGATCGCGCTGTCGCCGTCCGCGATCACGGCCGTCGGCTCCTCCGTCTACGCCGCCAGCGCCCTGCTGCTCTTCGGCGTCTCGGGCATCTACCACCGGGGCACCTGGGCGCCGAGGATGTGGGCCTTCTGGCGCCGCTTCGACCACGCCAACATCTACGTCTTCATCGCCGGCACCTACACGCCGATCGCCTTCCTCTACCTGCACGGCGCCGCACGGTGGACGCTGATCGGCATCGTCTGGGGCTGTGCCCTGGCCGGCATGATCTTCAAGATCGGATGGCCGGGAGCGCCCCGCTGGGTGGCGATGCTCTACGTCGTCATGGGCTGGATCGCCGTCTTCTTCATCCCGCAGTTCCACGCCGGGGCGCACCACTTCCCCACGTGGGTCAACGTCACGACCTTCACCCTCATCGCGGTGGGCGGCGTGCTCTACACGATCGGCGCCGTGGTCTACGCGACGAAGCGACCGAACCCCTCCCCCACCTGGTTCGGCTTCCACGAGGTCTTCCACCTCTTCACGGTGCTCGCGTTCATCTGCCAGTACATCGCGGTCTCGGTCGCGACCTACTCGCTGCGCTGA
- a CDS encoding isoprenyl transferase, with the protein MAGTRSERVVRARQRVKRMLYPAYEARMVRFLPEEGLPKHVGVMLDGNRRWAKAVGRDTAHGHRAGAANIEPLLEWCEEFGIEVVTLWLLSTDNLNRPEKELVPLLGIIEEAVASLADQRRWRIHPVGALDLLPARTAQRLKEAEEATRDVDGMLVNVAVGYGGRQEIADAVKSLLVEASAQGLSIDEVAQTLDVEHIAEHLYTKGQPDPDLVIRTSGEQRLGGFLLWQSAKSEFYFCEALWPEFRRVDFIRALRAYAARERRFGS; encoded by the coding sequence GTGGCAGGTACGCGGAGTGAACGGGTCGTGCGGGCGCGGCAGCGCGTCAAGCGCATGCTCTACCCGGCGTACGAGGCGCGCATGGTGCGCTTCCTGCCCGAGGAGGGCCTCCCCAAGCACGTCGGCGTGATGCTCGACGGCAACCGGCGCTGGGCCAAGGCCGTCGGTCGGGACACGGCCCACGGTCACCGTGCCGGAGCCGCCAACATCGAGCCGCTGCTGGAGTGGTGCGAGGAGTTCGGCATCGAGGTGGTCACGCTGTGGCTGCTCTCGACCGACAACCTCAACCGTCCGGAGAAGGAGCTCGTCCCCCTCCTCGGCATCATCGAGGAGGCAGTCGCCTCCCTCGCCGACCAGCGCCGCTGGCGGATCCACCCGGTGGGTGCGCTCGACCTGCTTCCCGCGCGCACGGCGCAGCGGCTCAAGGAGGCCGAGGAGGCCACCCGGGACGTCGACGGCATGCTGGTCAACGTCGCGGTCGGCTACGGCGGCCGCCAGGAGATCGCCGACGCGGTGAAGTCCCTCCTCGTCGAGGCCTCGGCCCAGGGCCTCTCGATCGACGAGGTCGCGCAGACGCTCGACGTCGAGCACATCGCCGAGCACCTCTACACCAAGGGCCAGCCTGACCCGGACCTCGTCATCCGCACCTCGGGGGAGCAGCGGCTCGGCGGGTTCCTGCTGTGGCAGAGCGCCAAGAGCGAGTTCTACTTCTGCGAGGCGCTGTGGCCGGAGTTCCGCCGCGTCGACTTCATCCGGGCCCTCCGGGCGTACGCCGCACGCGAGCGCCGCTTCGGCTCCTGA